From the Ensifer adhaerens genome, the window TTCACGGCATCGGTATCGTGGGTCGCCGCTCGCGTTGGTGCCGTGGCGGTAGTATTCTCCGGGATGCGAATCAAGCGGCTTCGAGTGGTTCGAGCAGGTCTTCTTCGTGCACCTGTGGCCAAGAGGTGCGGCGAGCGACTGTAGGTGTCGGTCGAACTCCTCCCAAACGGCCTTGTTGCTTTTGACGATGGAGGACGTGCCGCATGTCGTGCACCTGAGGACAGCGTTATCGTCCCTCGCTGAAACCTTATACGGTGTCCGATTGTTGTCTGATCGGGATCGCCCTCGACCGTCCTCCAGCTCCGCTGCAACGCCGAAGTTTGGGCAGTGCGGATTTTTACAGAAGTTGACGTTCACTCCCTGGAAGGGGAGAGGCAGTCGCAAGCGTTTTTGGGTCTCCGAAAAAATCTCCGGCATACGCAATACCCCCGATAACCGGGGTTATAAGGGGTATTGCTGAAGACGGTCCTAACGATTCCACATTTAAGTAAGTGGCTGGGGATCGCTCCAGCCGGGTTTTTCTTTGCTCTTCGGATCTCTCTCCGGATTACTGGCTGTTGGTCGCCGCGTCCGTTGCCGGTGCGGCCGCCCAGGCGCGCAGCACCTGGTTGAAGGCGTCGGTTCCGCTCGGGCCCTTCTCCAGCGTCAGCAATGCGCGGCGCCCGTTCCTGTAGGTCAGCGGAATATCAATCCAACTGCGGCTGCGCAGCAACTCCGTGTTGTTGCCCATCGCGTCCTTCGAATCGTTCAGCGCGATCATATGGAAATCGTCGGTGATCTTGGCCGGAACGGCGATCAACGCATCGCCGCGGTCCTGCTCCGTACGCTTCATCGAAACGCGCTGTACGCTGTCGATCGCGCCGCCTTCGAAATTCGGAGGCAGCGAGAAGACGAATTCGATGACATGGCTTGCCGGCAACGACTCGTCAGCGTTGCGCTTGATCGTCATCAACGCAGTCAGGCCCCGGTCCGGAATGGTGATCTGCGCCTGGACGGCCGGTTCAGGCTTGGCGTCGCCGCCAGGCGATTCTTCCTTTACCGACCACGCAACGGTTCCCGGAATGGCCGTCGGCGAAGACTGGCCGAGACGCTCTTCGTAGAGGAACATCTTCTCGCCGTTGGCGATGGCAATCTCCGGCGTTGTCGGCTGGCCACCGGGCTGCGTGCCTGCTGCCTGCCCCGCCGTTCCACCCTGGGCAGTGGCTGCTTCCACAGGCTTGCTCGCCTCGGTCTGCTGCGCTACCGACTTGCCTTCCTGCGCGGCACCTTCGGCGCTCGCGACGGCAGGGCCATTGTCGACTTCGGATCCGTCACCCAGAAGCCGCTGCGTAAACTTCGTCGAATTGTTGTCCGGGACCGCCGTGTCGTCGTGCTGTACCGGTTGCTGCTGCGTCGTCTCGCCCTGGTTTGCTGGCGGAGGAGCGCTCTTTTCTGCCGGCGATCCTCCGATGTTTGAAACGGCCGAAGTAATCGATGCGACGATGCCCGAAAGCCAGGCGTTGCCGGCTTCCCGGTTCTTCCAATAGGCAAAACCGCCGCCGCCGAGCGCCAGCAGAACGAACGCAGCGATGGCGAGACGCTTGATGCTGAAGCGCGATGGTTTCGGCGTGGCCCGGTAAGATGCCGGTCGCGATGCCGCGGGCGCCGCTCCGTCGGCGCCACGATCCGGCTCGCGCGCAACGGTGGATGCCGCTGCACCCGCCGTCGCCGCAGCCGCGGCGCCCTCCAAGCCGAGCAGGTCGTCGATGTGGTCCCAGGCCGTGCCGGCACGGTCTTGCTGGCTCTGGGGAGCATCCGCAGCGGCAGCCTGTCCGGTCCTTTCGACGGGCCAGGACCAATCGGCAATCTCCGGCTCAACGCTCTTTTCGGTTCGCCGTTCCTCGAACGGCGCAAACGGGTCGTTGTCATCGAACGACCAATTACCTGCAGAAGCGGCCTTGGGGGCCTCGACCGGCGCCTCCTGCTGCGGTTCTTCGACCGGATGCATGCCCAGAAGCTCGGGCGTACCGGCCGGCTCATGCACGTCGCGCGCAGGCTCATGCGCCGGGACAGGTGCCGCTACCGGCGTTGCAGTGTCCCATTCCGGCAGATCCCATTCGGATACGGCCGGCTTATGTTCATCGACCGCCGGGGCCTCGTGCCACGTCGGCTCTTCGACCGGACGAGGCTCGTCGTCTACGGACGGCGGCGCGACGGTCTCTTCATATGTTTCAGCATAGGTTTCGACCGGAGCGGGCTCAGAATATTCCTCAGCCTCGTAGGCTGGGGCAACGGCGTGTGCCTCTTCGACGACGGGAGCGTTCGTCTCCTCGACCGGCACCTCGGTCGTTTCGATGTATTTAGCAACCGGTTCTTCTGCAGACGGTTCGGCTGGAGCTACCTCTCCGGCTTCGGCCTCGTGTTCGGCGTGCTGCGTCGGCTCCTGGTAGACCTCGGCACGGTGGTCGAGTTCCGTGCTGCTTACCGCTTCCGGTGCCGCTTCCTCAGCGGCTGCAACCGGCTCGCTTGCAGCAACCGGCTCGGGCTGCGCTTCGGGTTCGGGTTCGGGTTCGGGTTCGGGTTCGGGTTCGGAAACGGCTTCCTCGACTGGCGGCTCAACGGCTACGGCTTCGGACGTGTCCTCCACCGCCTCCGTTTCTTCGAGAGCCGGCAAGGCTTCGGCATATTCGCTGTCGACCTCGACGATGGCGTTTTCGAGTTTCGCCAACTGGCGATTGATCATGTCGTCCGACGGACGCGGGTTCATGTTTTCGAGTTGGCGGCGCACGGCCGCGCGCGCCTTCTCGTATACCCTGTCCCGCATTTCGGGTGTGTTTTCCGACAGGCCGTCAACGGTCCTGCGAATAACTGCAACAAAATCCGCCATTAGTACTTTCTCATACGCCCAGGTATGTCTTTGCGATCGCGACGCAATGTCATTTCGCCGACACTAGTCCTCAAAGGGGTCCGTCACAAGTATCGTGTCGTCCCGCTCCGGGCTGGTGGAAAGAAGAGCAACCGGCGCGCCGATCAGTTCTTCCACCTGGCGAACGTATTTGATCGCCTGTGCCGGAAGATCCGCCCAGCTGCGTGCGCCAACCGTCGATTCCTTCCAGCCTTCGAGTGTAACATACACTGGCTTTGCCGAAGCTTGCTGCGCCTGGCTTGCCGGCAGATGGTCGATCTGCTGTCCGTCCAGAGTATAACCGACGCAGATCTTCAGTTCGTCAAGACCGTCGAGCACATCGAGCTTGGTGAGCGCGATACCGGTGATGCCGTTGGCGGCGACCGACTGGCGCACCAGTGCGGCGTCGAACCAGCCGCAACGGCGCTTGCGACCCGTCACGGTGCCGAACTCATGACCCTTTTCGCCGAGGAACTGGCCGATTTCATCGGTGAGCTCGGTCGGGAACGGGCCTTCGCCGACGCGCGTCGTGTAGGCCTTGGTGATGCCGAGGATGTAGCCGAGCGAGCCCGGGCCCATGCCCGAACCGGCGGCAGCCTGGCCGGCAACCGTGTTCGACGAGGTGACGAACGGATAGGTGCCGTGGTCGATGTCGAGCAGCGTGCCCTGCGCACCTTCGAACAGGATGCGCGCGCCCTTGCGGCGGGCCTTGTCGAGCAGAACCCAGATGGTGTCCATGAACGGCAACACCTTGGCGGCAACAGAAGAAAGCTCCTGCATGATCGCATCGTGGCTGATCTCGGCTTCACCGAGCCCGCGACGCAGCGCGTTGTGGTGCGTCAGCAGGCGGTCGACCTTGGCCGGCAGGGTGTCAAGATCGGCGAGGTCCATGACGCGGATGGCGCGACGGCCGACCTTGTCTTCGTAGGCCGGGCCGATGCCGCGGCGCGTGGTGCCGATCTTGGTGCCGCTGTTGGAGGCCGCATCCTCGCGGATACCATCGAGTTCGCGGTGCAGCGACAGGATCAGCGTGGCGTTGTCGGCGATGCGCAGGTTGTCCGGCGTGATCGCGATGCCCTGCTTGCCGAGCTTGTCGATCTCGGCGATCAGCGCATGCGGATCGATGACGACGCCGTTGCCGATGACGGCAAGCTTGCCGGGACGGACGACGCCCGAGGGCAGGAGCGACAGCTTGTAGCTGACGCCGTCGATTACCAGCGTATGGCCGGCGTTGTGACCGCCCTGAAAGCGCACGACGATATCGGCGCGCTCGGAGAGCCAATCCACAATCTTGCCTTTGCCTTCGTCACCCCATTGGGAGCCGACCACTACGACGTTCGTCATAATTCTCTTCCTGTTCAGGCGCGCAAACGAGGCTGCGCTGTTCTCAAACCCGCGCATCTATACTGTGTTGTCATCTGGAAAGCGACCCCGTTGTGTCCGGCGTTCCGCCCTTTTTGCATGACAAGGCCGGGATTTAGCACCTATATCTTCGCCTTTCCCCGCCATCGCGGCAACAGGTCGCCCATCTCCACACAGGTCAGAGCATCGTGAATTCCAGGGCCTATTTCTATCTCTGCATCACCGCGCTCTTCTGGGGCGGCAATTCTGTCGCCGGCAAGATGGCGGTCGGACACGTGAGCCCGATGATGCTGACGACCTTGCGCTGGGTATTCGCTCTGATCGTCATCCTGGTGCTGATGACGCCGCAGATCCGCCGCGACTGGGACAAGATCCGCCAACATTGGCTGCAACTGCTCGCCTATGGTGCGATCGGCTTCACCACCTTCAATGCCCTACTCTACTCGGCGCTGAAATATACGAGCGCCATCAACGCCGTCATTCTCCAGGCCGGCATCCCGATGCTGATCTTCCTGTTCAACTTCGTCCTCTTCCGCACGAGGGCGTCGATCGCCCAGGTGATCGGCTTCACCGTTACCCTGATCGGCGTGCTGGTGACTGCCGCCCATGGCGACATTTCGAGCCTGCTGACGCTGGAGTTCAATTTCGGCGACGCCCTGATGATCGTCGCCTGCGTCGTCTATGCCGGCTACACGGTAGCGCTCCGCTACAAGCCGACGATGCATTGGCAGAGCTTCATTGCGGCACCGGCCTTCGGCGCGCTCCTCAGCGCCCTGCCGCTGCTCTTCTGGGAAATCGGCAGCGGCACGGCGGTCGTGCCAGACACCACCGGGTGGGTCATCGTTCTCTATGCGGCGATCTTCCCTTCGCTGATGTCACAGGTACTTTATGTCCGTGGCGTCGAGATGATCGGCGCGAACCGGGCGGGCCTGTTCATCAATG encodes:
- a CDS encoding adenylosuccinate synthase; the encoded protein is MTNVVVVGSQWGDEGKGKIVDWLSERADIVVRFQGGHNAGHTLVIDGVSYKLSLLPSGVVRPGKLAVIGNGVVIDPHALIAEIDKLGKQGIAITPDNLRIADNATLILSLHRELDGIREDAASNSGTKIGTTRRGIGPAYEDKVGRRAIRVMDLADLDTLPAKVDRLLTHHNALRRGLGEAEISHDAIMQELSSVAAKVLPFMDTIWVLLDKARRKGARILFEGAQGTLLDIDHGTYPFVTSSNTVAGQAAAGSGMGPGSLGYILGITKAYTTRVGEGPFPTELTDEIGQFLGEKGHEFGTVTGRKRRCGWFDAALVRQSVAANGITGIALTKLDVLDGLDELKICVGYTLDGQQIDHLPASQAQQASAKPVYVTLEGWKESTVGARSWADLPAQAIKYVRQVEELIGAPVALLSTSPERDDTILVTDPFED
- a CDS encoding DMT family transporter; amino-acid sequence: MNSRAYFYLCITALFWGGNSVAGKMAVGHVSPMMLTTLRWVFALIVILVLMTPQIRRDWDKIRQHWLQLLAYGAIGFTTFNALLYSALKYTSAINAVILQAGIPMLIFLFNFVLFRTRASIAQVIGFTVTLIGVLVTAAHGDISSLLTLEFNFGDALMIVACVVYAGYTVALRYKPTMHWQSFIAAPAFGALLSALPLLFWEIGSGTAVVPDTTGWVIVLYAAIFPSLMSQVLYVRGVEMIGANRAGLFINAIPVFGTLLSVMLIGETFHLFHLVALLLVLGGIAVAERGRPR